One Brassica napus cultivar Da-Ae chromosome C2, Da-Ae, whole genome shotgun sequence DNA window includes the following coding sequences:
- the LOC106381040 gene encoding alpha/beta hydrolase domain-containing protein 17C-like: MGGVTSSIAAKFAFFPPTPPSYEVVADESCGGRLYIPEIPRRDDVDILKLRTRCGNEIVAVYVKHSKANGTILYSHGNAADVGQMFELFVELSNRLRVNLMGYDYSGYGQSTGQASESNTYADIEASYKCLKEKYGVKDDQLILYGQSVGSGPTVDLASRTPNLRGVVLQCPILSGMRVLYPVKCTYWFDIYKNIDKIGSVACPVLVIHGTADEVVDYSHGRRLWELSKEKYEPLWISGGGHCDLELYPDFIKHLKKFVASLANKQAAKAAI, from the exons ATGGGAGGGGTAACGTCATCAATCGCTGCTAAATTCGCCTTCTTCCCACCAACACCACCGTCCTACGAGGTGGTAGCCGACGAAAGCTGCGGCGGACGTCTGTACATACCGGAAATCCCACGGCGCGACGACGTCGACATCCTCAAGCTCCGCACACGCTGCGGAAACGAGATCGTGGCTGTTTATGTAAAACACTCCAAAGCTAATGGCACGATTCTGTATTCTCATGGTAACGCCGCCGATGTGGGACAAATGTTTGAGCTTTTCGTCGAGCTTAGCAATCGCCTTCGCGTCAACCTAATGGG GTATGATTACTCTGGTTATGGTCAGTCTACAGGACAG GCAAGCGAGTCTAACACGTATGCTGATATAGAAGCATCGTATAAATGCCTCAAGGAAAAGTACGGCGTGAAAGACGATCAACTTATATTATATGGTCAATCTGTTGGTAGCGGACCTACGGTTGATCTAGCCTCGCGCACACCTAACTTGAGAGGGGTGGTTTTACAGTGTCCTATTCTGTCTGGGATGAGGGTTTTGTATCCGGTGAAATGTACATATTGGTTTGACATTTACAAG AATATTGACAAGATCGGCTCAGTAGCATGTCCTGTATTAGTCATCCAT GGAACTGCGGATGAAGTAGTTGATTATTCTCATGGTAGGCGGCTCTGGGAACTCAGCAAAGAGAAATATGAACCTTTGTGGATTAGTGGAGGTGGACACTGCGACCTCGAACTATATCCAGATTTCATTAAACATTTGAAGAAATTTGTTGCATCACTTGCCAACAAACAAGCGGCGAAGGCTGCCATATAA